A genomic segment from Aegilops tauschii subsp. strangulata cultivar AL8/78 chromosome 1, Aet v6.0, whole genome shotgun sequence encodes:
- the LOC109775572 gene encoding co-chaperone protein p23-1, translating to MSRHPSTKWAQRLDKVYLTIELPDAKDVKLNLRPDGHFNFSAKAPADDMQYELDLELFDAVSVEESQAAVAPRAICYLVKKAEGKWWPRLLKKEGRPPVFLKVDWDKWQDEDDEDAGFGDFGDMDFSKLDMGGGDDDDDEIEEEDEDNVVDSANKGDVDAEREPGSKGGEAPSAAGEEAKP from the exons ATGAG TCGCCACCCGAGCACTAAGTGGGCGCAGAGGCTGGACAAGGTTTACTTGACGATTGAGCTGCCCGACGCAAAGGATGTCAAGCTCAACCTGAGGCCTGATGGCCATTTCAACTTCTCAGCAAAGGCCCCTGCTGATGACATGCAGTATGAGCTTGACCTTGAGCTCTTTGATGCTGTCAGTGTTGAG GAGAGCCAAGCGGCTGTTGCCCCGAGGGCTATATGCTACCTTGTCAAGAAAGCTGAGGGCAAGTGGTGGCCTAGGCTGCTCAAGAAGGAAGGTAGGCCGCCTGTGTTCCTGAAGGTTGACTGGGATAAATGGCAAGATGAGGATGATGAAGATGCCGGAT TTGGTGACTTTGGTGATATGGACTTCTCG AAGCTGGACATGGGAggtggtgatgacgatgatgatgagattgaggaggaggatgaagacAATGTGGTTGACAGTGCTAACAAAG GTGATGTAGATGCTGAGAGAGAGCCGGGGAGCAAGGGAGGGGAAGCTCCATCAGCTGCTGGTGAAGAAGCAAAGCCATAA